A single region of the Yersinia entomophaga genome encodes:
- the uspC gene encoding universal stress protein UspC: MKYQNVLVAVSLSPDSQQLVDKAVSIVRPHNGIISLVTLTTEPEMYNNFAAPMLGDLRNLLQEEARLFMAELQAKTNYPIAEMAILHGELADSLNYVSNKRQIDLVICGHHSASMMNKIYCSATRLINASRVDVLIVPL, encoded by the coding sequence ATGAAATATCAAAATGTACTGGTTGCTGTTTCACTTTCGCCGGACAGCCAGCAATTAGTCGACAAGGCGGTTTCAATCGTTCGCCCACATAACGGTATTATTTCTTTGGTCACGCTGACTACCGAACCGGAAATGTATAATAACTTTGCAGCGCCAATGCTGGGCGATCTGCGCAACCTGTTACAGGAAGAAGCTCGCTTATTTATGGCTGAGTTACAGGCCAAAACCAATTATCCCATTGCTGAAATGGCCATTCTCCACGGCGAATTAGCGGATAGCCTGAATTACGTCAGTAATAAACGGCAAATAGATTTGGTTATTTGCGGCCATCATAGCGCCAGCATGATGAATAAAATTTATTGCTCAGCAACCCGATTAATCAATGCCAGCCGCGTTGATGTCCTGATCGTCCCGCTATAA
- the flhD gene encoding flagellar transcriptional regulator FlhD — MSTSELLKHIYDINLSYLLLAQRLINDEKASAMFRLGITDTMADALSQLTLPQMVKLAETNQLVCHFRFNDHNTIHHLTKESRVDDLQQIHTGILLSSHLLHELSLKDGSASKKRA; from the coding sequence ATGAGTACGTCTGAATTACTCAAACATATTTATGATATTAATTTGTCATATTTACTTTTAGCACAGCGTTTAATTAATGATGAGAAAGCATCTGCCATGTTTCGTTTAGGTATCACGGATACTATGGCCGACGCATTATCTCAATTAACGTTGCCTCAAATGGTTAAATTGGCGGAAACCAATCAATTAGTTTGCCATTTCCGCTTTAACGATCACAACACTATTCATCATCTGACGAAAGAATCTCGCGTGGATGATTTGCAGCAAATCCATACTGGGATTTTATTGTCAAGCCACTTACTGCATGAGTTATCGTTGAAAGACGGTAGTGCGTCTAAAAAAAGAGCATGA
- the flhC gene encoding flagellar transcriptional regulator FlhC, producing the protein MVEKSIVQEAKDIHLAMELITLGARLQMLESETQLSRGRLIKLYKELRGSPPPKGMLPFSTDWFMTWEQNIHSSMFYNAYSFLLKSGQCTGVEAVIKAYRLYLEQCPDRVEEPPLLALTRAWTLVRFVDSGMLQLSGCSCCGGTFITHAHQPRNSFVCSLCQPPSRAVKKRKLSPQPADITTQLLDEQVRRAV; encoded by the coding sequence ATGGTTGAGAAAAGTATTGTTCAGGAAGCCAAAGATATTCATCTCGCAATGGAGCTGATTACCTTAGGTGCGCGTTTGCAAATGCTAGAAAGTGAAACTCAGCTCAGTCGTGGCCGTCTGATTAAACTTTACAAAGAGCTACGAGGCAGTCCGCCGCCGAAGGGAATGTTGCCATTCTCGACGGATTGGTTCATGACGTGGGAACAAAATATTCATTCATCGATGTTTTATAATGCCTACAGTTTCTTACTGAAAAGTGGGCAATGCACCGGCGTTGAAGCGGTTATTAAAGCTTATCGGCTCTATTTGGAACAATGCCCGGATCGGGTGGAAGAGCCGCCGTTACTGGCTTTGACCCGTGCCTGGACTTTAGTGAGATTCGTTGATAGCGGTATGTTGCAGCTATCTGGCTGTAGCTGCTGTGGGGGGACTTTTATCACCCACGCCCATCAACCGCGTAACAGTTTTGTCTGTAGTCTTTGCCAGCCTCCTTCCCGCGCAGTAAAAAAACGTAAACTTTCTCCGCAACCTGCCGATATAACTACACAACTGCTGGATGAGCAGGTTAGACGCGCAGTTTAA
- the motA gene encoding flagellar motor stator protein MotA: MLVILGYIVVLGAVLGGYMMVGGHLGALYQPSEFLIIAGAGIGAFIVGNNGKAIKATLRAMPKLLRRSKYNKVLYMDLMALLYRLLAKSRQQGMLSLENDIEDPQQSEIFSNYPRILADKILVEFITDYLRLIVSGNMNAFEIEALMEEEIETFEQESEVPAGSLAMAGDSLPAFGIVAAVMGVVHALASADRPAAELGALIAHAMVGTFLGILLAYGFVSPLATLLRQQSAETTKMMQCIKVTLLSSLNGYAPQIAVEFGRKTLYTTERPSFIELEEHVRRVKAPAPQATEEDA; the protein is encoded by the coding sequence GTGTTAGTTATTTTGGGTTATATCGTGGTACTAGGTGCGGTACTCGGTGGCTACATGATGGTAGGGGGCCACCTTGGTGCGCTCTATCAGCCGTCGGAATTTTTAATTATCGCTGGTGCCGGTATTGGGGCATTTATTGTTGGTAACAACGGTAAAGCGATAAAAGCCACATTGCGCGCAATGCCGAAGCTATTGCGCAGATCTAAATATAACAAAGTGCTATATATGGATTTAATGGCATTGTTGTATCGGTTATTAGCTAAATCGCGTCAGCAGGGGATGTTGTCACTCGAAAATGATATTGAAGATCCCCAGCAAAGTGAAATTTTCTCTAATTATCCCCGTATTCTCGCCGATAAAATATTAGTCGAGTTTATTACCGACTATTTGCGTTTAATAGTCAGCGGAAATATGAATGCCTTCGAAATTGAAGCGCTGATGGAAGAAGAAATAGAGACCTTCGAACAGGAAAGCGAAGTCCCCGCCGGTAGCTTGGCCATGGCGGGCGATTCATTACCCGCTTTCGGTATTGTGGCCGCGGTGATGGGGGTTGTTCATGCCCTGGCTTCTGCGGATAGACCTGCGGCTGAACTGGGCGCGTTAATTGCTCATGCAATGGTTGGTACTTTCCTCGGTATTTTATTGGCTTACGGCTTTGTTTCTCCGCTGGCAACCCTATTGCGTCAGCAAAGTGCTGAAACGACCAAAATGATGCAGTGCATCAAGGTGACGCTGCTTTCCAGTCTGAACGGCTATGCGCCGCAAATCGCCGTAGAGTTTGGCCGCAAAACCCTTTACACCACCGAGCGCCCGTCATTTATCGAGCTAGAAGAACATGTGCGTAGAGTGAAAGCTCCTGCACCTCAAGCGACAGAAGAGGACGCATGA
- the motB gene encoding flagellar motor protein MotB, protein MKHQNHPVILVKRRKGKHGGGHHGGSWKIAYADFMTAMMAFFLVMWLLSISSPQELTQIAEYFRTPLKVALTSGDKSSSSTSPIPGGGDDPTQQQGEVRKVSKSAEARQEENRLNKLREKLDELIESDPRLKALRPHLLINMMDEGLRIQIIDSQNRPMFQMGSAQVEPYMRDILRAIAPILNDIPNKISLSGHTDDLPYANGERGYSNWELSADRANASRRELLTGGLSEGKVLRVVGMASTMGLKEQRATDPVNRRISILVLNKQTQQSIEHENLDNKALDIEKAEGLKQLESSAQPVAGTESTATVAPQAAPAVEPAVSAVTTQSAPVAESPVVGNSVAAPDAPVATPPVGADVTPPPAAEPPQPNTETATSVATGPTTSLPAAPESQVPVSPTSRDAQ, encoded by the coding sequence ATGAAGCATCAGAATCACCCCGTTATTCTGGTTAAGAGGCGTAAAGGCAAACATGGGGGAGGCCATCACGGCGGCTCATGGAAGATTGCTTATGCTGACTTTATGACAGCGATGATGGCTTTCTTTTTGGTGATGTGGTTACTGTCGATTTCCAGCCCCCAAGAGCTGACGCAGATTGCAGAATATTTCCGTACGCCGTTGAAGGTGGCTTTAACCAGCGGTGATAAAAGCAGCTCCAGCACTAGCCCGATACCTGGCGGTGGTGACGATCCCACCCAACAACAGGGCGAAGTGAGGAAAGTAAGCAAATCGGCCGAAGCCCGGCAGGAAGAAAATCGGTTGAATAAACTGCGCGAGAAGCTGGACGAACTGATTGAGTCCGATCCTCGCCTGAAAGCGCTACGTCCACACCTACTGATTAACATGATGGATGAAGGGTTACGCATTCAAATTATTGATAGTCAAAATCGGCCTATGTTCCAGATGGGCAGCGCGCAGGTTGAGCCGTACATGCGCGATATTCTGCGGGCGATTGCGCCAATTTTGAATGATATTCCGAATAAAATCAGTCTGTCAGGCCATACCGATGATTTGCCTTATGCCAACGGTGAACGAGGTTACAGTAACTGGGAGCTCTCTGCCGATCGTGCTAATGCTTCACGACGCGAATTGCTGACCGGCGGGTTGTCGGAAGGGAAGGTGCTGCGGGTGGTGGGCATGGCGTCTACAATGGGGTTAAAGGAGCAGAGAGCCACCGATCCAGTGAACCGACGCATCAGTATTTTGGTGTTGAACAAACAGACGCAGCAAAGCATTGAACACGAAAATCTGGATAACAAAGCGCTGGATATTGAGAAAGCTGAAGGTTTGAAACAGCTCGAATCCAGTGCACAACCTGTCGCAGGAACGGAGTCCACTGCAACGGTTGCACCGCAGGCCGCACCGGCCGTCGAGCCAGCTGTATCTGCGGTAACAACACAATCTGCGCCGGTTGCTGAGTCGCCGGTAGTGGGGAATTCAGTGGCAGCACCTGACGCACCGGTAGCGACACCGCCGGTCGGCGCGGATGTCACTCCGCCGCCGGCAGCAGAGCCACCACAACCGAATACGGAGACGGCTACCTCAGTCGCCACTGGGCCAACAACATCGTTGCCAGCTGCACCTGAATCTCAAGTACCTGTCTCTCCGACAAGCCGCGACGCACAGTAG
- the cheA gene encoding chemotaxis protein CheA, which yields MDITAFYQTFFDEADELLADMEQHLLLLDPLAPDNEQLNAIFRAAHSIKGGAATFGFTVLQETTHLLENLLDGARRNEMRLSTDIINLFLETKDIMQEQLDAYKTSQEPNRDSFEYICQALRQLALEALEPTAAANAPAAANEAKTTATPALVQGGMRICLSGLKPQEIPLMLEELGNLGEVKDPHQGENSLEATLITSVSEDDICAVLCFVLEPEQISFVEAPAVADVVIPATNAPAASAPAVEAAPVTAAAPVAEAVKPAPATGAEPAKPRPKASESTSIRVAVEKVDQLINLVGELVITQSMLAQRSSTLDPVAHGDLLNSMGQLERNARDLQESVMSIRMMPMEYVFSRFPRLVRDLASKLNKQVELTLLGSSTELDKSLIERIIDPLTHLVRNSLDHGVENPETRIAAGKSPVGNLTLSAEHQGGNICIEVIDDGAGLNRQKILAKAMSQGMAVNEHMSDEDVGMLIFAPGFSTAEQVTDVSGRGVGMDVVKRNIQEMGGHVQVSFQAGKGTSIRILLPLTLAILDGMSVKVNDEVFILPLNAVMESLQPQAEDLHPLAGGERVLQVRGEYLPLVELYRVFDVPNAKTEATQGIVVILQSAGRRYALLVDQLIGQHQVVVKNLESNYRKVPGISAATILGDGSVALIVDVSALQALNREKRVSVEDAA from the coding sequence ATGGATATTACCGCGTTTTATCAAACATTCTTTGATGAAGCAGACGAACTGCTGGCAGACATGGAACAGCACCTGTTATTGCTGGACCCATTAGCGCCTGATAATGAACAGCTCAATGCGATTTTTCGTGCAGCGCATTCAATCAAGGGCGGGGCCGCAACCTTCGGCTTTACCGTGTTACAAGAAACAACCCATCTGCTGGAAAACTTGTTGGATGGTGCCAGACGCAATGAAATGCGCCTGAGCACTGACATCATCAACCTGTTTTTGGAAACAAAAGACATCATGCAAGAACAGTTGGACGCCTATAAAACCTCCCAAGAACCCAATCGGGATAGCTTTGAATATATCTGTCAGGCATTGCGCCAACTGGCACTTGAAGCATTAGAACCGACGGCTGCGGCTAACGCACCTGCGGCGGCTAACGAGGCTAAAACCACAGCGACCCCGGCTCTGGTTCAGGGAGGAATGCGTATTTGCCTGTCTGGCCTGAAGCCACAGGAAATCCCGCTGATGCTGGAAGAACTGGGCAATCTGGGGGAAGTGAAAGACCCTCATCAGGGTGAAAACAGCCTGGAAGCGACGCTGATAACTTCAGTGAGTGAAGACGATATTTGTGCCGTGCTGTGCTTCGTTTTGGAACCGGAACAAATCAGTTTTGTAGAAGCACCGGCAGTAGCGGACGTTGTTATACCAGCGACAAATGCACCTGCGGCAAGTGCGCCAGCAGTGGAAGCGGCGCCTGTTACAGCCGCTGCACCGGTAGCGGAAGCGGTGAAACCGGCTCCGGCTACCGGCGCTGAGCCAGCGAAACCGCGGCCAAAAGCCAGCGAATCAACCAGTATTCGCGTAGCGGTTGAGAAGGTTGACCAATTGATCAATCTGGTGGGTGAATTAGTGATCACCCAATCCATGTTGGCCCAGCGTTCCAGCACTCTGGATCCGGTAGCTCATGGCGATCTGCTTAACAGCATGGGGCAGTTGGAGCGTAACGCTCGGGATCTGCAAGAGTCGGTAATGTCGATTCGTATGATGCCGATGGAATATGTATTCAGCCGCTTCCCGCGTTTAGTTCGCGATCTGGCCAGCAAGCTGAATAAGCAAGTAGAACTGACGTTATTGGGCAGTTCTACCGAGCTGGACAAGAGCCTGATCGAACGCATTATCGATCCGTTAACGCATTTGGTGCGTAACAGTCTGGATCACGGCGTTGAAAATCCTGAAACCCGTATTGCAGCAGGTAAATCCCCGGTCGGCAATCTGACGCTGTCGGCGGAGCATCAGGGCGGCAATATCTGTATTGAGGTGATCGATGACGGCGCCGGTCTGAATCGTCAAAAAATTCTGGCTAAAGCGATGTCTCAAGGCATGGCGGTGAATGAACACATGAGCGATGAAGACGTCGGCATGTTGATTTTTGCACCGGGCTTTTCCACCGCTGAGCAGGTAACGGATGTTTCCGGCCGCGGCGTGGGCATGGACGTAGTGAAACGAAATATTCAGGAAATGGGCGGCCATGTGCAAGTCAGTTTCCAGGCAGGGAAGGGCACGTCTATTCGCATCCTGCTGCCGCTAACGCTGGCGATTCTGGACGGTATGTCGGTCAAAGTGAATGATGAAGTGTTCATTCTGCCATTGAATGCGGTTATGGAATCTCTGCAACCTCAGGCGGAGGATTTACATCCGTTGGCTGGCGGCGAGCGCGTATTACAGGTACGCGGTGAGTATCTTCCTTTGGTTGAGCTATACCGGGTGTTTGACGTTCCTAATGCTAAAACCGAAGCCACTCAGGGCATTGTGGTGATTCTGCAAAGTGCAGGCCGTCGTTATGCGCTGTTGGTCGATCAGTTGATTGGTCAGCATCAGGTGGTAGTGAAAAACCTGGAAAGTAACTATCGCAAAGTGCCGGGTATTTCTGCCGCAACCATTCTGGGGGACGGCAGCGTTGCTCTGATCGTGGATGTTTCTGCTCTACAGGCGTTAAACCGGGAAAAGCGTGTATCCGTTGAGGATGCCGCGTAG
- the cheW gene encoding chemotaxis protein CheW, whose product MAGLATVTKLAGETVGQEFLIFTLGDEEYGIDILKVQEIRGYDQVTRIANTPAFIKGVTNLRGVIVPIIDLRVKFAQNNVSYNENTVVIVLNFDQRVVGIVVDGVSDVLSLTNEQIRPAPEFAVTLATEYLTGLGSLGERMLILVDIEKLLSSEEMSLIDSVAKG is encoded by the coding sequence ATGGCAGGACTAGCAACCGTCACTAAATTGGCTGGCGAAACGGTAGGACAAGAATTCCTGATTTTTACGCTGGGTGATGAAGAGTACGGCATTGATATTCTGAAAGTGCAGGAAATTCGCGGTTACGATCAGGTCACGCGCATTGCAAACACCCCGGCGTTTATTAAAGGCGTCACCAACCTGCGCGGCGTCATTGTGCCGATTATCGATCTGCGCGTGAAGTTCGCGCAGAACAACGTGTCTTACAACGAAAATACCGTGGTGATCGTCTTGAATTTCGATCAGCGCGTGGTGGGTATCGTGGTTGACGGCGTGTCCGACGTGCTGTCATTAACTAACGAGCAAATCCGCCCGGCACCTGAGTTTGCCGTGACTCTGGCAACTGAATACCTGACGGGCCTTGGCTCTCTCGGGGAAAGAATGCTGATTTTGGTGGATATCGAAAAGTTGTTGAGTAGCGAAGAAATGTCGTTAATCGACAGCGTTGCGAAAGGTTAA
- a CDS encoding methyl-accepting chemotaxis protein → MFKRMKVVTSLLLVLVLFGALQLISGGLFFNALKNDKENFAVLQVIRQQQSSLSDSWVNLVQTRNTLNRAGIRYMADANGTGSGTPLPELLTLAKDTLVKAQKSYADFEQIPVDSRQSAESTQRMKQTYDAYVGALAELIQLMEAGKIKEFFDQPTTSFQDAFEKDYTAYRMLNDNLYASAVEDSNKSFTVAMGILIAILIAVVAVMLIVWFGIQHILINPLNRLIEHIKHIAGGDLTQPIEVLGRNEMGALAASLKNMQSELINTVSGVRMGADAIYSGASEIAAGNNDLSARTEQQAASLEETAASMEQLTATVKQNAENARQASQLALSASETAQKGGKVVANVVQTMHDIAGSSQKIADITSVIDGIAFQTNILALNAAVEAARAGEQGRGFAVVAGEVRNLAQRSAQAAKEIKGLIEDSVNRVDMGSVLVESAGETMGDIVNAVTRVTDIMGEIASASDEQSRGIDQVGQAVTEMDRVTQQNASLVEESASAAAALEEQASLLTQSMSVFILRVDNGNSNKDVRRTKQPVVEQTGTAKKTLGSDLQENWETF, encoded by the coding sequence ATGTTCAAGCGTATGAAAGTAGTCACCAGTTTATTGCTGGTGTTGGTGTTATTTGGTGCCTTACAGCTTATTTCTGGCGGGCTTTTCTTTAATGCCCTCAAAAACGATAAAGAAAACTTTGCCGTTTTGCAGGTTATTCGTCAGCAACAATCTTCACTGAGCGATAGCTGGGTCAATCTGGTTCAAACCCGAAATACCCTGAACCGCGCGGGGATTCGCTATATGGCGGATGCGAACGGTACCGGTAGCGGTACGCCGTTGCCTGAGTTGTTGACCTTGGCGAAAGACACGCTGGTTAAAGCGCAAAAAAGTTACGCTGATTTCGAACAGATTCCAGTGGATAGCCGACAGAGCGCTGAAAGTACCCAACGCATGAAACAGACTTACGATGCATACGTAGGCGCGTTGGCCGAACTGATCCAGTTAATGGAAGCCGGCAAAATCAAAGAGTTCTTCGATCAGCCGACCACCAGTTTCCAGGACGCCTTTGAAAAAGATTACACCGCTTACCGTATGCTAAACGACAACCTGTATGCCTCAGCGGTAGAAGACAGTAATAAGTCATTCACCGTTGCTATGGGTATCCTGATTGCGATTCTGATCGCGGTAGTAGCAGTGATGCTGATCGTTTGGTTCGGTATCCAACACATTCTGATTAATCCGTTAAATCGTTTGATTGAACACATCAAACACATCGCTGGCGGTGATCTGACTCAGCCGATCGAAGTGCTGGGTCGTAACGAAATGGGCGCGTTGGCAGCCAGTTTGAAAAACATGCAGTCAGAGCTGATCAACACCGTGAGCGGCGTGCGTATGGGTGCCGATGCTATTTATAGTGGCGCATCTGAAATCGCTGCGGGTAACAACGATTTGTCTGCTCGTACTGAACAGCAGGCCGCTTCTCTGGAAGAAACCGCCGCCAGCATGGAACAGCTGACCGCAACAGTGAAACAGAATGCCGAAAACGCTCGTCAGGCAAGCCAATTGGCTCTGAGCGCCTCTGAAACCGCGCAAAAAGGCGGCAAAGTGGTGGCTAACGTGGTGCAAACCATGCATGACATTGCCGGTAGTTCACAGAAGATCGCCGATATTACCAGCGTAATTGATGGTATTGCTTTCCAGACCAACATTCTGGCGTTGAACGCCGCGGTAGAAGCCGCGCGCGCCGGTGAGCAAGGTCGAGGCTTCGCGGTGGTAGCGGGTGAAGTTCGTAACCTGGCGCAGCGTAGTGCACAGGCGGCAAAAGAAATTAAAGGTCTGATCGAAGACTCGGTTAACCGGGTAGACATGGGCTCCGTGCTGGTAGAAAGCGCCGGGGAAACCATGGGTGACATTGTGAATGCAGTGACCCGCGTCACTGACATCATGGGCGAAATCGCTTCCGCCTCTGATGAACAAAGTCGCGGTATTGATCAGGTTGGTCAGGCGGTGACAGAAATGGACCGCGTAACGCAACAAAACGCCTCGTTGGTTGAAGAATCTGCTTCCGCCGCTGCGGCTTTGGAAGAGCAGGCCAGCCTGCTGACCCAATCGATGTCTGTTTTCATCCTGCGGGTGGATAACGGTAATAGTAATAAAGATGTGAGAAGAACCAAGCAGCCGGTAGTGGAACAGACCGGTACTGCTAAAAAAACACTGGGAAGTGACCTGCAAGAGAATTGGGAAACTTTCTAG
- a CDS encoding methyl-accepting chemotaxis protein, giving the protein MFGRIRISTSFFLLLMMICSIQLISSGLSFTAFRADNQNLNRVDLSSQQRDALSLSWVSLLQARNTLNRAATRAALNVPQEKVNELMGNARSSLQKADLYFNQFLAVPRVDASAVELTDATQASYQNLRAALRELIVFLEAGKLQEFMDQPTQKTQDLFEADFVQYLQHTSEIIAESGHENGQAYLLSKWIFAGAIVLVISMAISCLIWLRTMFVTPLAIMREHFDRIAQGDLAGNISVTGRNEISQLFGSLRIMQQSLISTVSKVRDGTESMLTGIQEISAGNNDLSARTEQQAASLEETAASMEQLTATVKQNADNARQATLLAKDASATAAKGGALASDVVSTMHEIAASSHKIGAITSVIDGIAFQTNILALNAAVEAARAGEQGRGFAVVAGEVRNLAQRSAQAAKEIKGLIDESVGRVRQGSTLVENSGTTMEEIVRSVTRVTDIMGEIASASDEQSRGIEQVSLAVTQMDQVTQQNAALVEEAASAANALEEQAGYLSHAVSVFRLAQDGYDGDWQEATGADKQPVVKEISDC; this is encoded by the coding sequence ATGTTTGGCCGAATCCGGATTTCTACCAGCTTTTTCCTGTTACTGATGATGATTTGCTCTATACAGTTGATATCAAGTGGTCTGTCGTTTACTGCTTTTCGTGCAGACAACCAAAATCTCAACCGAGTGGATCTGAGTAGCCAGCAACGGGATGCATTAAGCCTGAGTTGGGTATCCTTGCTTCAGGCTCGTAATACCTTAAACCGCGCGGCTACCCGGGCGGCTCTCAACGTACCACAGGAAAAGGTCAACGAATTAATGGGCAATGCCCGCAGTTCGTTACAGAAAGCAGATCTCTACTTTAACCAATTCCTGGCTGTACCCCGTGTTGATGCCAGCGCCGTTGAATTAACCGACGCGACACAAGCCAGCTATCAGAATTTACGCGCGGCGCTGCGGGAATTGATCGTGTTCCTCGAAGCCGGCAAGTTACAAGAGTTTATGGATCAACCGACCCAGAAAACTCAGGATCTGTTTGAAGCTGATTTTGTGCAATACCTACAGCATACCTCTGAAATTATTGCCGAATCTGGCCATGAAAATGGGCAGGCTTATTTGCTTTCCAAATGGATTTTTGCTGGTGCAATTGTGCTGGTGATTTCTATGGCGATTTCTTGCCTGATCTGGCTGCGTACCATGTTTGTGACGCCGCTGGCGATTATGCGTGAGCATTTTGACCGGATTGCTCAAGGCGATTTAGCGGGCAATATTTCGGTTACCGGGCGTAATGAAATCAGTCAATTATTCGGCAGTTTGCGCATTATGCAGCAGTCGCTGATTAGCACTGTGAGTAAAGTCCGAGACGGCACCGAATCAATGTTGACCGGTATTCAGGAGATTTCCGCAGGTAATAACGATCTTTCCGCCCGTACGGAACAGCAGGCGGCTTCGCTGGAAGAAACCGCGGCCAGCATGGAGCAATTAACCGCAACGGTAAAACAGAATGCGGATAACGCCCGTCAGGCAACGCTATTAGCCAAGGATGCTTCGGCAACCGCCGCTAAAGGTGGCGCTCTGGCCAGCGACGTGGTTAGCACTATGCACGAAATCGCTGCGAGTTCTCATAAAATCGGTGCAATTACCAGCGTAATCGACGGCATTGCTTTCCAGACCAATATTCTGGCGCTGAACGCTGCGGTAGAAGCGGCTCGTGCCGGTGAACAAGGTCGCGGGTTTGCCGTTGTCGCCGGTGAAGTGCGGAATCTGGCTCAGCGCAGTGCGCAGGCCGCAAAAGAAATTAAAGGACTGATCGACGAATCCGTTGGTCGCGTGCGTCAGGGCTCTACTTTGGTAGAAAACTCAGGCACCACCATGGAAGAAATTGTCCGCTCTGTAACAAGAGTTACCGACATTATGGGGGAAATTGCCTCGGCTTCGGATGAGCAAAGCCGCGGGATCGAGCAGGTTTCGCTGGCGGTCACCCAAATGGATCAGGTAACACAGCAAAACGCCGCATTAGTGGAAGAGGCAGCTTCTGCAGCCAACGCATTGGAAGAGCAAGCAGGTTATCTCTCCCATGCGGTGTCAGTCTTCCGTTTGGCGCAAGATGGCTACGATGGGGATTGGCAGGAGGCTACAGGTGCAGATAAGCAACCTGTTGTTAAGGAAATCTCAGATTGTTAA
- the cheR gene encoding protein-glutamate O-methyltransferase CheR, with amino-acid sequence MKPSPKSTPPDSGSILNQMVQRLPLSDVHFRRICQLIYQRAGIVLADHKREMVYNRLVRRLRLLNINDFGQYLALLETDPNSAEWQAFVNALTTNLTAFFREAHHFPILAEHARQRPGNYSVWSTAASTGEEPYSIAMTLSDTLGHRAGSCQVLASDIDTQVLEKATSGVYRQDELRSLSAQQMQRYFLRGTGPHQGLVRVRPELSNMLTFQQLNLLAPEWALPGQFDAIFCRNVMIYFDKETQERILRRFVPLLKPGGLMFAGHSENFSQISREFYLRGQTVYGLTKER; translated from the coding sequence ATGAAACCATCTCCTAAGTCAACCCCCCCAGATTCTGGGTCGATATTAAACCAGATGGTACAACGGTTACCGCTGTCGGATGTGCATTTCCGACGTATCTGCCAGCTGATTTATCAGCGGGCAGGTATCGTACTGGCCGATCATAAGCGGGAAATGGTTTACAACCGCCTGGTGAGACGCCTGCGGTTGCTGAATATTAATGATTTTGGTCAATACCTGGCGTTGCTGGAAACCGATCCGAATAGCGCAGAATGGCAAGCGTTTGTTAATGCTTTAACCACTAACCTGACGGCTTTTTTCCGCGAAGCCCATCATTTTCCGATTTTGGCTGAACATGCTCGCCAGCGACCAGGGAATTATTCGGTCTGGAGTACCGCGGCCTCGACGGGAGAAGAACCTTATTCTATCGCGATGACGTTGAGCGATACCTTAGGGCATCGTGCCGGTAGCTGTCAGGTTTTGGCCAGTGATATTGATACTCAGGTATTGGAAAAGGCCACCAGTGGCGTTTATCGACAGGATGAATTGCGCTCGCTTTCTGCTCAACAGATGCAGCGCTATTTTTTACGCGGAACCGGCCCTCATCAAGGCTTGGTTCGGGTACGACCGGAACTGTCTAATATGCTGACTTTTCAGCAGCTTAATCTGTTAGCGCCAGAATGGGCGCTGCCGGGACAGTTCGACGCGATATTCTGTCGTAATGTTATGATTTATTTTGATAAAGAGACGCAGGAACGCATCTTGCGCCGCTTTGTTCCTTTGCTAAAACCCGGCGGCCTGATGTTTGCTGGCCACTCGGAGAATTTCAGTCAAATCAGTCGGGAATTCTATTTGCGCGGGCAGACCGTTTATGGACTGACCAAGGAGAGGTGA